One region of Wyeomyia smithii strain HCP4-BCI-WySm-NY-G18 chromosome 3, ASM2978416v1, whole genome shotgun sequence genomic DNA includes:
- the LOC129731442 gene encoding lachesin-like isoform X2, giving the protein MTCTVHDLYKYKVAWLRVDTQTILTIETLVITKSERITITHTEQRIWQLRIKDIKESDKGWYMCQINTDPMKSQMGYLNVVVPPDILDHQTSQDMTVSEGSNVSLTCVATGVPEPAIVWKRAGEKALAMMENSGITTHDGSVLNIFNVQRHNAGAYHCIASNGVSPTVSKRIMVTVDFAPIVRVPIRQYTAEIGQRVSLECFTESHPDPITYWQRGKGEIILPGVSEVKQFSENVYRVAMQIVVHLQRNSDFGIYKCVAKNELGVSEEAVKIQKRMSKITILDEPPTIILEETNPNTKDSTISQQNKFRDLILRTKNSTASRTTLSRRMVSALVLLIVLICTSQS; this is encoded by the exons ATGACCTGCACCGTGCATGATTTATACAAATATAAG GTCGCGTGGCTTCGAGTGGACACTCAAACGATACTGACCATCGAGACGCTGGTAATTACCAAGAGCGAGCGCATTACGATTACCCACACGGAACAGCGGATCTGGCAGCTCAGGATCAAGGATATTAAGGAATCCGACAAGGGCTGGTACATGTGCCAGATCAACACGGACCCGATGAAAAGCCAGATGGGATACCTCAACGTTGTGG TACCCCCAGACATTCTCGACCATCAAACAAGCCAGGACATGACAGTTTCCGAGGGCTCGAACGTTAGCTTAACGTGCGTTGCAACCGGAGTTCCGGAGCCGGCAATCGTCTGGAAGCGCGCCGGCGAAAAGGCCCTCGCCATGATGGAAAACTCAGGAA TCACCACCCACGACGGTTCTGTTTTGAATATCTTCAACGTTCAGCGACATAATGCCGGAGCGTACCATTGCATAGCGTCGAATGGCGTCTCACCGACCGTGAGCAAACGGATCATGGTTACTGTGGACT TTGCTCCGATAGTGAGGGTGCCAATACGGCAATACACGGCCGAAATAGGACAGCGCGTTTCGCTGGAATGTTTTACCGAATCCCATCCGGATCCAATTACCTACTGGCAACGGGGAAAGGGTGAAATCATTCTACCAG GTGTCAGCGAAGTCAAACAATTCTCCGAGAATGTTTACCGAGTAGCAATGCAAATCGTCGTGCATCTGCAGAGAAACAGTGACTTTGGAATTTACAAATGTGTGGCCAAAAATGAGCTGGGAGTCTCCGAGGAGGCCGTGAAAATTCAGAAAAGGATGA GTAAGATAACAATCCTGGATGAACCGCCGACGATAATTCTGGAGGAAACTAACCCAAACACTAAAGACTCAACCATCAGCCAACAGAACAAGTTTCGAGATTTGATACTGAGAACCAAAAATTCTACCGCTTCCCGGACGACTCTGTCCCGTAGAATGGTTTCCGCTCTCGTTCTGCTTATAGTGCTAATCTGCACAAGTCAATCCTGA
- the LOC129731442 gene encoding neurotrimin-like isoform X1, with product MTSVQAMWRTVALLLLELVATCVQKDVSGIDPKFSAPISNVTVPVGREGVMTCTVHDLYKYKVAWLRVDTQTILTIETLVITKSERITITHTEQRIWQLRIKDIKESDKGWYMCQINTDPMKSQMGYLNVVVPPDILDHQTSQDMTVSEGSNVSLTCVATGVPEPAIVWKRAGEKALAMMENSGITTHDGSVLNIFNVQRHNAGAYHCIASNGVSPTVSKRIMVTVDFAPIVRVPIRQYTAEIGQRVSLECFTESHPDPITYWQRGKGEIILPGVSEVKQFSENVYRVAMQIVVHLQRNSDFGIYKCVAKNELGVSEEAVKIQKRMSKITILDEPPTIILEETNPNTKDSTISQQNKFRDLILRTKNSTASRTTLSRRMVSALVLLIVLICTSQS from the exons TCGATCCCAAATTCAGCGCACCGATTTCAAATGTGACGGTTCCGGTGGGCCGGGAAGGCGTGATGACCTGCACCGTGCATGATTTATACAAATATAAG GTCGCGTGGCTTCGAGTGGACACTCAAACGATACTGACCATCGAGACGCTGGTAATTACCAAGAGCGAGCGCATTACGATTACCCACACGGAACAGCGGATCTGGCAGCTCAGGATCAAGGATATTAAGGAATCCGACAAGGGCTGGTACATGTGCCAGATCAACACGGACCCGATGAAAAGCCAGATGGGATACCTCAACGTTGTGG TACCCCCAGACATTCTCGACCATCAAACAAGCCAGGACATGACAGTTTCCGAGGGCTCGAACGTTAGCTTAACGTGCGTTGCAACCGGAGTTCCGGAGCCGGCAATCGTCTGGAAGCGCGCCGGCGAAAAGGCCCTCGCCATGATGGAAAACTCAGGAA TCACCACCCACGACGGTTCTGTTTTGAATATCTTCAACGTTCAGCGACATAATGCCGGAGCGTACCATTGCATAGCGTCGAATGGCGTCTCACCGACCGTGAGCAAACGGATCATGGTTACTGTGGACT TTGCTCCGATAGTGAGGGTGCCAATACGGCAATACACGGCCGAAATAGGACAGCGCGTTTCGCTGGAATGTTTTACCGAATCCCATCCGGATCCAATTACCTACTGGCAACGGGGAAAGGGTGAAATCATTCTACCAG GTGTCAGCGAAGTCAAACAATTCTCCGAGAATGTTTACCGAGTAGCAATGCAAATCGTCGTGCATCTGCAGAGAAACAGTGACTTTGGAATTTACAAATGTGTGGCCAAAAATGAGCTGGGAGTCTCCGAGGAGGCCGTGAAAATTCAGAAAAGGATGA GTAAGATAACAATCCTGGATGAACCGCCGACGATAATTCTGGAGGAAACTAACCCAAACACTAAAGACTCAACCATCAGCCAACAGAACAAGTTTCGAGATTTGATACTGAGAACCAAAAATTCTACCGCTTCCCGGACGACTCTGTCCCGTAGAATGGTTTCCGCTCTCGTTCTGCTTATAGTGCTAATCTGCACAAGTCAATCCTGA